Below is a window of Solanum stenotomum isolate F172 chromosome 7, ASM1918654v1, whole genome shotgun sequence DNA.
CAGGTAATACTCTTAAGTCATCACTTATTATAAACTTTATCCCTCCCCTCACAAAAACACCTGAATAATCATTTGTTGGATTTTTAATCTCTGAAAATATCTCTTTACCTGTCTTTCCTCCACAATAACATTTAACATTAACAAACCAGCTCTTGTTATAGCATTTAGAGCATTCAAAGTACTTGTTGGAAACAGAATCATCTATCTTCACTTTCAACTTGAAACAATCTTCAACACATGGATTTCTTGGATTTAAAAGTATTGACTTGCAATTTTCTGTGCAAAGATGGCTAACACTAAGATTTTCAACACTTTTGTATAGATTGTTCATACAAGTAGAAATCTTTGGCATTGGCTGGTTGTTGTTGGTTAGTCTGATTATTGTTCCAATTGGAAAAGTGAGGAAACTGAATAATATATCCACAAAATCCTTGTTGGCTTCAGCAGCAATAACTCTTTTGTTCTTGTCATCTATCAAAAGCTTTAGGGGAACTCTAGATTCTTGATCATTAGCAGCCATCTTGAATTTTGGGAGCTAAAAAGTCTTTTTGATTGAACAAAATGTTTTTACTTAGGAATGGAAGTGAAAGGTTTGTAGGAATATAAGGTGTGTTTCTTATGATATAAGGAAAGAGTTTGatgcttttcctttttattttcatttattccGCCGattcattttacttgtcatattttattttgctcacccttaaaaagaaatattaagaCTGATGGTGACATCAAAGTAAGGCATTTCTTAAGGAAGAAGGAGAGGTTTAAGGATAAAAGTTAAAGAGACAAAAAAGACAAAAGAGTAAAGAATTCAATGTCTAATTAGACCATAGAAATATTAGGGAAAAGAATAGATatatccattttattttacacaccccataaaatgaaatattaagACAGATGGTGACATCAAAGTAAGGCATTTCTTAAGGAAGAAGGAGAGGTTTAAGGATAAAAGTTAAAGAGACAAAAAAGACAAAAGAGTAAAGAATTCAATGTCTAATTAGACCATAGAAATATTAGGGAAAAGATTAGATATATCCATTAAAGGTAAAGTATTTATTTGAGCATGTTATGAGACCATGTTTTATTCTAAGTAAAAGTCTTAATCCAAGATATTCCAAGGCATAAGTCATGATCATTGAGAGGCGTACCCATTACATATTCACGAAATTCATCATCTCGAAAGCAATAGCTACTGGAGCAAAATTTGAGGACTTCGTCATAACAATAGTGGAACCTGATTCACTAATTATTAGCAGCCATTTGAATAGTTTGGTTAGTCTTTCTTTTTCGTTGAACAAAATGTTTTAACTTAGGAATGGGAGTGAAAGGTTTGCAGGAATATAAAAAGGTGTGTTTCTTATGATCTAAGGAAAGATTTGATGCTAATTCAGGTTTACTTggcttttcattttcatttaagAGTATTAACTAAAGGttaatttgagttaattaggacTGATGGTGACATCAAGGTAAGGCATTTCTAAAGAAGAAGGAGAGGTTAAGGATAAAAGTTAAAGAGAcgaaagagaaaagagaaaagattaGATATGTCCATTAAAGGTAAagtatttatttactttaatGTCCACCCAAAGGAATCATTCAAAGTGCCAATTTCTCCCTTCTTTGGTTTGACGTGACTCAATCAACAGTCAACTCTGCGTTACAGTTTTGATGTACGGGGGAAGTGAGGGCAAGTTTTGAGGTTAAACAGAAGAAGCTAGGCAAATGAGtgtaaatacaataaaaatacagGCAAAAGTAATACTAGTGTTTGCTAACCAGCCTGAGAAAATCTCAAGTTAGACTTCACATCTTCGCCGATATGCTTCTTCAACATGTGATTTAGGCCCACTGTCAAAGCTGATAATGATGACATTGAAGAGAACTTCAGCAAGCTTAATGCTTCTGACTCGCCAGCACTGATCACTTGTTCTTCAACATCATAGAAAAGGGATGGTGCCTTAGCAAATTTCCCGAACTTCTGAGGGTGTTTATTCTTTAGAGGTACAGGTTCCATTGGGTCAAAGAAGTGAACTTCTGCATTTTCAGATTTATGGTAAAGCACAATATGATTCTCAACACTTGCATTACCGTTGCTAGTTGGATACGTATTGAACCATTTTGAATCTAAAGCCTCCACACTTTTGTACAAGTTATCTATGGATCCCAAACCACAACCCCCCTTTAGAGCATCTTCAAGAAGTTGAAGAGAAAATCAATGAATTCATTGCCGGCCTCTGCACACAAGACCATGTTTGTAGACTTTCTTACTGTTAGTTTCGCCCTCTAATTTCTTTGTGTTAAGACTTGTTCCATTTTTGGGAATGGATGACAAATTTCCAAACTCAGTCATTGGGATGGTGTCGAatcttgtttttttattttattttattcgggtagtgttagagtgggtaaaaATTTTACATTAGTTGGGGAATGGACGGGTGGTCTCCTTGTGGAGTTAGGCAAACCTCTCccttgagctagcttttggggttgagttagaccCAGAtgccatatctttacatggtatcagagtcagaGTCAGGTCTATCCGTGTTTGGGCTCCCGGTCCACGCTCCAATTGGGTGTTAAGAATAAAACCAAGGGACAAGGGTGTTTATcgaaaaaaattgtcattttgatTAACAGTAAAAATTTGTAAAGAGGGGTTAAAGATAGGTTGGTTAAGGTAGATCAAACTCATTTCTTTTCGGCAAATAAGAGGACATTATTTGTTCCTCTAGTATAGTACCAAAGTCATAATCTTTAGGTTGTTATTTGTTCAAAAGAAGGCTCATTCCTACTTCATCAAATATATTTGTAGCATCACAAAAGCTTTATAAGATCACTCAAGTTGCTAGCTTTACAGGCTAATTTTACCTCATTTAATTAGGAGATCTGAATAAACTTGCAGTGCAATAAAAAATTGTCCAGAAGGCAATACAAACTGAATTTATCATAAATTGACTAGTTTTATACGGACTGTTAGCTTACCACAGCTATTTTCCTTTATCAGGACTCACAACCAGcaatataaaaacaaatattagaACATATTTTGGTATAGCCACCAAGCCAAGTTGCTTTTGTAGTTTGTAGCATTTTAGTCTACCTCTTCTCTCTGTGTTTTCAAGAATGAGCTCAAGGCAAGTGTTAAAGCAGATGATGATCCGATTAAAGCCGCCTGTAGCAAGCACTGCGCCTGTCATAGAAATCAtggtgttattttttttttcgttaCAATTTAAAGCAATGCAATTAGTTTTTAGGTTGAGTCAAGAAATTACCTCTGCCACATCAATACAGATCACTTTCTCTTCAATGTCAAACAAGGGTACATTTAGTTCTTTGAGTAAACCAAAACTTGATGTAGAACACATAGGTTTGACTTCCAAATCATCCGAAACGATAAACAAAGAAGGTGACTTTGTGAATCTGCCAAATTCACTTATGCCACCACTTATGTCCCTTGGATCTATAAGTTTATTATGATCTGGAAATTCGACAAAAATTGGAAGCAACTCATTCTGGCATTTATGTTTTGGTGCAACACCAGGGTTGAgtaatttgtttttgtaataagaaaaagaaaaccatTGTGACTCCAAATCTGTTACACTTTTATACAAGTTGTCTATGCATCCTAGTCCAGAAATCCCTTTTagagttttgattactgatcCAATAGGAAAAGTGAGGAAACTGAACAGAAAATCGACAAATGAATCATTTGCTTCAGCATACAGTATCTTGTTTCTAGACTTGCTTAATATTAGCTTCAGGTTTATTTTTCTGGAGTTTATGGTTCGCAGCACAGCAAACACTTGAGAAATTCTTGTCTCAGTCATGATGTTGTTGTCAACTATAGCTTGGTTGTTTATAAACACCTCAGTTAATGGAGATTTTGAGATCAATGAACAAATGAGCAGTCTCAATATCTGGACaaagaaaagaggaagaatGAATTCTCAACACATAACCTGTAAAGATACGACACGTGAGTCTAACTCAATAGCTCATGAGGGGAtgattgtccaagtccatacAAGCAAACTACTAGTCTATTCGTTCTAATTGAGAAATCAATAACAGAAAAAAGCAAGATCCTTACCTCCTCCTTGCCAACTTCCACAAACATCTCCCTTATATGATTCATGTGATTGTAGCCAAGATCAGAAAACAACTGCACAAGAGAAATTGGAGAACCAGGCAATACTCTTAAGTCATCACTTATTATAAACTCTATTCCTCCCTTTATAAAAACACCTAAATAATCATTTGTTGGATTTCTAACATCTGAAAATATCTCTTTAGATGTCTTCCCTTCACAACTACATTTAACATTAACTAACCAGCTCTTGTTTGAGCAATTGTCATTAGAGCATTTGAAGTACTTGTTGGAAACAGAATCATCTATCTTCACTTTCAACTTTAAACAATCTTCAATGCATGGATTTCTTGGATTTAAAAGTATTGACTTGCAATTTTCTGTGTAAAGATGGTTAACACTAAGATTTTCAACACTTTTGTATAAATTGTTCATACAAGTAGGAATCTTTGGCATTGACTGGTTGTTGTTGGTTAGTCTGATGATTGTTCCAATTGGAAAAGTGAGGAAACTGAATAATATATCCACAAAATCCTTGTTGGCTTCAGCAGCAATAACTCTTTTGTTCTTGTCATCTATCAAAAGCTTTAGGGGAACTCTAGACTCTAGATCATTAGCAGCCATCTTGAATTTTGGGAGCTAAAAAGTTTTTTTGATTGAACAAAATGTTTTAACTTAGGAATGGGAGTGGAAGGTTTGTAGGAATATAAAAAGATGTGTTTCTTATGATATAAGGAAAGAGTTCGatgcttttcattttcatttattccgttagttcattttacttgtcataCTTTATTTTACACACcctttaaaagaaatattaagaCAGATGGTGACATCAAAGTAAGGTATTTCTTAAGGAAGAAGGAGAGGTTAAGGAtaaaaatttaagagaaaaaaagacaaaagagaaaagaatCCAATGTCTAATTAGACCATAGAAATATTAGGGAAAAGAATAGATATGTCCATTAAAGGTAAAGTATTTATTTGAGCATGTTATGAGACCATGTTTTATTCTAAGNtctaagtgaattatgcgaacaactttaaggggccgcaGATGACTTTGGCCTTTATTCTAAGTAAAAATCTCAATCCATGATATTCTAAGGCATAAGTCATGATCATTGAGAGGCGTACCCATTACATATTCACGAAATTCATCATCTCGAGAGCAATAGCTACTAGAGCAGAATTTTAGGACTTCGTTACAACAATAGTGAAACATGATTCACTAATTATGTTGGAGTTTATATGACGGTTATAcaatatagtttttttcttctcttctttttctttttcttattttttttatatacattattaTACAAGTTTATACAAAGTTATACATCATTAATATACATGTACTACACATGTGaagttttaaactatttttgcGTGCTTCTTTTTACCTTTTCTCgaacaatttatatataaatcgCGGAGAAGAAGATCACAATTTCCTAATTAAtgacaaaaacattttttttttcttattagaaATGAACTATTGTGTTTAGGCTAAAACTCTACAATGTaaattttgagttataattttACAATATAGATCAAGTCTAAATTGACATTTACAAAGTCTTCTACATATGAAATTGGCTGAATCCCCACGGCCCACAGCCTTGTGCCAGCAATGCTCTAGACCCCACACCCACAGCAAATGGCGTGTGAGAGGATAAATCTCCTACATATCTTACAGTATGACGATCTACTTTCTTCTTCATTAAGGCACAAATTGGTTTATATATCATGTGGATGGTGGGGTTATGTTAAAATCCACTATTTGAAGTTTTGAACTGTGATCTGAGTCTTAAATTTGTTAGGTGCAATGGAGCAGTCACTGTTGATAGGTTAGTCTTTTTCTCTATCATCATTAAAGCTTAAAGCTTGAATCTTTTATGTCAGTTTTTATACCCTTTTCTTGATTTAACAATTTTCCAATTTTATGTAGCTAAATTGcttaaagattgaatctttactGTTGATTTGTATACCCTTTTGTTGCTTTTACCATTATGCATAGCCTACTAAGCTTAAAGCTTGAACCTTTTCTGTCAATTTTTATGCCCCTTTTCTTGGTCTGCCCTTTTTGCATATCTTGTATTCTGAAGCTTGAatctttttatgaatttttatacCCTTTAATTGCTTTTCCCATTTTTGCACAGAATCATTGCTTAAAGCTTGAATCTTTTCTCTAAATATCTTATCCTTTTTTATTACTAGTTGAATTTTGTATAAATGGTTCGAGCTGTAGAAATAGCCTCTTGTGTAGAAATATAGGGTACAGCTGCATATAGAGCTTTGTAGTCTGGCCTTTCCTGGATCCTGCACATCGCGGGAGCTTTAGTGCATCGTGCTGCCTTTTTTCATTGCTTGAAACTTGAATCTTTTCAATGAGTTCTTTAACCCTCTTCTTGTTTTTCCCTttatcttttctctaaaaatccTGTACCCTTTTATTACTAGTTCAATTTTGCCCAAATGGTTCAAGCCGTAGAAATAGCCTCTTGCAGAATTAATACTGTGTGTAGACCCTTGTGCTCTGGCTCTTTCTGGAACCCACATGCTTTAGTGCACAGGGCTGCCTTTTTTCATTGCTTAAAGCGTGAATCTTTTCTGTTTAACCCACTTCTTGCTTTGCCCTTTTTGCATAccttattttcatttctttcta
It encodes the following:
- the LOC125869589 gene encoding uncharacterized protein LOC125869589, whose amino-acid sequence is MAANDLESRVPLKLLIDDKNKRVIAAEANKDFVDILFSFLTFPIGTIIRLTNNNQSMPKIPTCMNNLYKSVENLSVNHLYTENCKSILLNPRNPCIEDCLKLKVKIDDSVSNKYFKCSNDNCSNKSWLVNVKCSCEGKTSKEIFSDVRNPTNDYLGVFIKGGIEFIISDDLRVLPGSPISLVQLFSDLGYNHMNHIREMFVEVGKEEILRLLICSLISKSPLTEVFINNQAIVDNNIMTETRISQVFAVLRTINSRKINLKLILSKSRNKILYAEANDSFVDFLFSFLTFPIGSVIKTLKGISGLGCIDNLYKSVTDLESQWFSFSYYKNKLLNPGVAPKHKCQNELLPIFVEFPDHNKLIDPRDISGGISEFGRFTKSPSLFIVSDDLEVKPMCSTSSFGLLKELNVPLFDIEEKVICIDVAEAQCLLQAALIGSSSALTLALSSFLKTQREEVD